The Aggregatilinea lenta genome includes a region encoding these proteins:
- a CDS encoding dihydrodipicolinate synthase family protein, which yields MYEKIRGIIVPMLTPFKQDGPVDYDAASTLVNYLIEHGVHGLFPLGTTGEGPLLSLEERKQLAQVVVQAAAGRVPVVIHSGAITTAETIQLTEHAQQIGARAAAIIPPYYFKISERALIDHYLAVARRLPSFPIYLYDNPGVTPNHLTKAMVFEIVEATENIVGLKDSSGSLEKLFAARQLRDNTFNTAIGPDGLIAAGVAMGLDASVSGNANVVPELVVALFNAADQGNLETARSLQDKLNIVREILQDGRDMSMFKGVLAQRGISVGQVRPPLPVANRDLFAQGWQKIEAILGTLEPV from the coding sequence ATGTACGAGAAAATCAGGGGCATCATCGTCCCGATGCTGACCCCCTTCAAACAGGATGGGCCCGTCGATTACGACGCAGCGAGCACGCTCGTCAATTACTTGATCGAGCACGGTGTCCACGGCCTCTTCCCCCTCGGCACGACCGGCGAAGGTCCGCTACTGTCACTAGAGGAACGGAAACAGCTGGCGCAAGTCGTCGTCCAGGCGGCAGCGGGACGCGTGCCCGTCGTCATCCATTCCGGCGCGATTACCACCGCCGAGACTATTCAGCTCACCGAGCACGCGCAGCAAATTGGTGCGCGTGCCGCTGCCATCATCCCACCCTACTACTTCAAGATCTCCGAGCGCGCCTTGATCGATCATTACCTGGCGGTGGCGCGCCGTCTGCCAAGCTTTCCGATCTATCTCTACGACAATCCCGGCGTGACTCCTAATCACCTGACCAAGGCGATGGTTTTTGAGATCGTCGAGGCGACTGAGAACATCGTCGGCCTCAAGGACAGCAGCGGGTCGCTGGAGAAGTTGTTTGCGGCCCGGCAACTACGCGACAACACATTCAACACGGCCATCGGCCCAGACGGCCTGATTGCGGCGGGTGTGGCGATGGGGCTGGATGCTTCGGTGTCCGGGAACGCCAATGTCGTGCCAGAACTCGTCGTGGCACTGTTCAACGCCGCCGACCAGGGCAACCTGGAAACAGCCCGGTCGCTCCAGGACAAACTCAACATCGTGCGTGAGATCCTGCAAGATGGACGTGATATGTCGATGTTCAAGGGCGTTCTGGCCCAGCGCGGCATTTCAGTCGGGCAGGTCAGACCTCCGCTGCCCGTCGCGAACCGCGATCTGTTTGCGCAAGGGTGGCAGAAAATCGAGGCGATTCTCGGTACGCTCGAGCCTGTATAG
- a CDS encoding C-terminal binding protein codes for MSRGKIVMLNYEYDDLSLEQEECAKQGFEFAAGHCSTDDEFLAVAGDAVGIVNVYARVTPRVAEGLKNCKVIARTGAGYDLINVEACRANGIEVCYVPDYCVNEVADHAVGLLIAVQRKILQHHRNILAGKWDYQLVGPVARLNTQTLGLIGLGRIGRHVVRKIKEIIPTILVYDPYLDSETFAELGVQQADLDTIFEQAHIISLHAPLTPQTHHIISAESLARMRKHPFIINVSRGALIDLNALIDALQSGQVRGAGIDVLESEPDVPPALKALDNIILTPHAAWYSQDAEHETRTRALADVIRVINGEPPRNPAP; via the coding sequence ATGAGCCGTGGCAAGATTGTCATGCTGAACTACGAATACGATGACCTCTCCCTGGAACAGGAAGAGTGCGCAAAACAGGGCTTTGAATTTGCCGCAGGTCATTGTTCCACAGACGACGAGTTTCTGGCCGTTGCCGGGGATGCCGTTGGCATTGTCAACGTGTACGCGCGGGTGACGCCCAGGGTGGCCGAGGGCCTGAAAAACTGCAAAGTGATCGCCCGGACGGGGGCAGGTTACGACCTCATCAACGTCGAGGCGTGCCGCGCGAATGGCATCGAAGTCTGCTATGTGCCGGACTACTGTGTCAACGAGGTTGCCGATCACGCCGTCGGCCTGCTCATCGCCGTACAGCGCAAAATTCTCCAACATCACCGCAACATTCTGGCAGGCAAATGGGACTACCAGCTCGTCGGCCCGGTCGCCCGCCTTAACACACAGACATTAGGCTTGATCGGTCTGGGTCGTATCGGGCGGCACGTCGTGCGCAAGATCAAAGAGATTATCCCCACCATCCTCGTCTACGACCCATACCTCGACAGCGAGACCTTCGCGGAGCTGGGCGTACAGCAGGCGGATCTGGACACGATCTTCGAGCAAGCGCACATCATCAGCCTGCATGCGCCGCTCACGCCTCAGACACACCACATCATTTCCGCGGAAAGCCTGGCCCGGATGCGTAAGCATCCCTTCATCATCAACGTCAGTCGCGGCGCGCTGATTGACCTCAATGCGCTAATCGACGCGCTCCAATCCGGCCAGGTGCGGGGCGCGGGGATCGACGTGCTCGAAAGTGAGCCGGATGTTCCACCCGCGTTAAAAGCGCTCGACAACATCATTCTGACGCCTCATGCAGCGTGGTATTCCCAGGACGCCGAGCACGAGACGCGCACCCGTGCATTGGCTGATGTTATTCGTGTTATCAATGGGGAGCCGCCCCGAAACCCGGCGCCCTGA
- a CDS encoding carbohydrate ABC transporter permease, with protein sequence MRREKLFWRGLTYLLLAIMLVIALFPVYWILITSMKTNAEIYSLIPSLWPQELTTVGYTHLLERTDFLPWLRNSAIVSIVVATISVAFSTMAAYGLARFRFRGSRFVGAGILVAYLLPPTLLFIPLYIIITRLGVSGSIVSLILVYPTITIPYATWVLTTYFRGLPPDYEEAAMIDGCSLMQALRYVTLPLASPGVIATSIFAFTLCWSEYLYALVMADSSSMTVPVGLSGLIVADIFRWNEIMAGAIIASVPVVVLYTVASKYIVSGLTLGGTKG encoded by the coding sequence ATGCGAAGGGAGAAACTTTTCTGGCGCGGGCTGACCTATCTCTTGCTCGCCATCATGCTGGTCATCGCGCTATTTCCGGTCTACTGGATATTGATCACGTCGATGAAGACCAATGCGGAGATCTATTCGCTGATCCCAAGCCTGTGGCCCCAAGAGTTGACAACCGTCGGCTATACACATCTGCTGGAACGGACCGACTTCCTGCCGTGGTTGCGAAACAGCGCCATCGTCTCGATCGTAGTAGCGACCATCTCGGTAGCCTTTAGCACCATGGCGGCCTATGGGCTGGCCCGATTCCGCTTCCGGGGAAGCAGGTTTGTTGGGGCGGGCATTCTGGTCGCCTACTTGCTGCCGCCTACCCTGCTGTTCATTCCGCTGTACATCATCATCACGCGCCTGGGCGTGTCGGGGTCCATCGTGTCGCTAATCCTCGTCTACCCCACGATCACGATCCCTTATGCGACGTGGGTACTGACCACGTACTTCCGGGGCCTCCCGCCGGACTATGAAGAAGCCGCCATGATCGATGGCTGCTCCTTGATGCAAGCTCTACGCTACGTCACGCTGCCCTTAGCCAGTCCGGGCGTCATCGCCACGTCGATTTTCGCCTTCACGCTGTGCTGGAGCGAGTACCTCTATGCACTGGTCATGGCCGACAGCTCGTCGATGACGGTCCCGGTTGGGCTATCCGGCCTGATCGTCGCCGACATTTTTCGCTGGAACGAAATCATGGCAGGCGCGATCATCGCATCGGTGCCTGTCGTTGTGCTCTACACAGTAGCTTCCAAATATATCGTCTCTGGACTCACCCTTGGTGGTACGAAAGGCTAA
- a CDS encoding carbohydrate ABC transporter permease — protein sequence MNSHLQVEGPPRPSTPVSSSIRPPRSRRISLGVLLVAPIVIYLLLAQAYPLGSALYTSLTDKRIGSEGTFIGLKNYADLANEPLFWRAVRNSIMFTFGAIIFKFVFGMAMALVLNQPLIFRNLWRALLFIPWTIPTIITVLTFGWMYSPTGGVLNYLLLKAGLIDFPIDWLGRPTNALISVIIVNIWRGTPFFGISLLGGLQAIPNELYEAAQIDGANRIQQFFHITLPSIRGVAILVTLVSTIWTLNDFQIIWVLTRGGPANSTQVFSTLTYTEAFLNLDLGQAIAVSAAAIPILMILIGWVTTTVLSRE from the coding sequence ATGAACAGTCACTTACAGGTAGAAGGGCCACCGCGCCCTTCTACCCCTGTTTCCAGCAGCATCAGGCCACCCCGCTCCCGGCGCATCTCATTGGGTGTGCTGCTCGTCGCGCCCATTGTCATCTACCTGCTGCTGGCACAGGCTTACCCGTTGGGATCGGCGCTCTACACGAGCCTGACCGACAAACGCATCGGCAGTGAAGGCACGTTCATCGGCCTGAAGAACTATGCTGATCTGGCGAACGAACCACTATTCTGGCGCGCAGTCCGCAACAGCATCATGTTCACGTTCGGGGCCATCATCTTCAAGTTCGTGTTCGGAATGGCGATGGCGTTGGTGCTCAATCAGCCCCTGATCTTTCGCAACTTGTGGCGTGCGCTGCTGTTCATCCCCTGGACGATCCCGACCATCATCACCGTGCTCACCTTCGGCTGGATGTACAGCCCGACCGGCGGCGTACTGAACTATCTTTTGCTCAAGGCAGGCCTGATCGACTTTCCCATCGACTGGCTGGGTCGACCAACCAACGCCTTGATATCTGTCATCATCGTCAACATCTGGCGCGGGACGCCCTTTTTCGGCATCAGCTTGCTGGGTGGGCTGCAAGCCATCCCGAACGAGCTGTACGAGGCGGCGCAAATCGATGGGGCGAACCGCATTCAGCAGTTCTTCCACATCACCCTGCCCTCCATCCGCGGTGTGGCGATCCTGGTCACGCTCGTCTCGACGATCTGGACACTCAACGATTTTCAGATCATCTGGGTGCTGACGCGGGGCGGGCCAGCCAACAGCACGCAGGTCTTTTCGACGCTGACCTACACCGAGGCGTTCCTCAACCTCGATCTGGGTCAGGCCATTGCTGTTTCCGCCGCGGCGATTCCCATCCTGATGATCTTAATCGGATGGGTGACGACTACCGTCTTGAGCCGGGAGTAA
- a CDS encoding ABC transporter substrate-binding protein yields the protein MKKSFVEDSNTAIEERVAQFEEETGISVNLEIIPYEDALPRWSAAIESGNVPDVSFFGYQEVGQFYRQGLLLDVSDLLEQIQADNGAMTEALVAPVTFEDAQWAIPFWSESTVLYYRTDLFEAAGLEGPPETWDEFLEYAHALTDPAAGVYGAGFGIGRGNSDSEWWFRDLLWSHGAYLFNETGDAVAVNSEEAAQVFGWVEAFFNEENVTPPGVIGWDDGGNNQAYLSGQAAMVINVGSIYYALANDRPDLLEVTGIGLVPGGPEGRYIAGISNNVGIFKDSDNPEQAKQLIAYMLDKDWQAEWVETAGFQVVPVYPDLAEAEFWQSDAGQVFIETPQYYLFLGAQGPFTPTAGEVFNSRLLTDALESVIVNGTSIDDALAELETQISDVMAE from the coding sequence ATGAAGAAAAGCTTCGTCGAAGACTCGAACACGGCGATCGAAGAACGTGTCGCCCAGTTTGAAGAAGAAACCGGCATCTCCGTCAACCTGGAAATCATCCCCTACGAGGACGCTCTGCCGCGCTGGAGTGCCGCCATCGAGTCCGGCAACGTGCCTGACGTGAGCTTCTTCGGCTACCAGGAAGTCGGGCAGTTCTACCGGCAGGGGCTGCTGCTCGACGTCTCCGATCTGCTTGAGCAGATCCAGGCCGACAACGGTGCGATGACCGAGGCGTTGGTTGCGCCGGTAACGTTCGAAGACGCGCAGTGGGCGATTCCCTTCTGGTCCGAATCGACCGTACTGTACTACCGCACGGACCTGTTCGAGGCTGCCGGACTTGAAGGTCCGCCGGAAACCTGGGACGAATTCCTGGAGTACGCCCACGCGCTGACCGACCCAGCAGCGGGCGTCTATGGCGCGGGCTTTGGCATCGGGCGCGGCAACTCCGACAGCGAGTGGTGGTTCCGCGACCTGCTGTGGAGCCACGGCGCGTACCTGTTCAACGAGACCGGCGATGCGGTCGCCGTCAATTCGGAAGAAGCGGCCCAGGTCTTTGGATGGGTCGAAGCCTTCTTCAACGAAGAAAACGTGACCCCGCCGGGTGTTATTGGCTGGGACGACGGTGGCAACAACCAGGCCTACCTGTCCGGCCAGGCGGCGATGGTCATCAACGTTGGCAGCATCTACTACGCCCTCGCGAACGACCGGCCCGACCTCCTCGAAGTGACGGGCATCGGCCTCGTCCCCGGCGGCCCGGAGGGGCGTTACATCGCGGGCATCTCCAACAATGTAGGTATCTTCAAGGATTCGGACAACCCCGAGCAGGCCAAGCAGTTGATCGCCTACATGCTGGATAAGGACTGGCAAGCCGAGTGGGTAGAAACAGCAGGTTTCCAGGTTGTCCCGGTCTACCCCGACCTCGCCGAAGCCGAGTTCTGGCAGTCGGACGCGGGCCAGGTCTTCATTGAAACGCCCCAATACTACCTGTTCCTGGGCGCGCAAGGCCCCTTCACCCCGACTGCCGGTGAGGTCTTTAACTCACGCCTGCTCACAGATGCCCTCGAAAGCGTGATTGTCAACGGCACATCGATCGACGACGCCCTGGCCGAGCTGGAAACACAGATCAGCGACGTCATGGCAGAATAA
- a CDS encoding IclR family transcriptional regulator, whose translation MINSVLKAIRIMELFSPLHPRLSLSDVSEQLDLPKSTAHNLLNTLLRAGYIEKVGNNQYALGTAVIPLTQSVRVNVELRDRAAPSLRELADWCHESVYLTVRDGNFALYIYAIESSQRLVARTAVGDRANLHCTAVGKAILGHLPEAEVAAVVDRVGLPMFTERTITELDQLQAELKRVRERGYSIDSQEHELQTFCIGAPIFDAQGKVLGSCSVSGTDPRIIDERERAISGAVRRTALDISRRMGFVPTKMPLILNS comes from the coding sequence ATGATCAATTCTGTTCTGAAAGCCATCCGGATTATGGAGCTATTCAGCCCCTTACATCCCCGGTTGTCACTCAGTGATGTGAGTGAGCAGTTGGATTTGCCTAAAAGCACCGCTCATAACCTGCTGAATACTCTGCTGCGCGCGGGCTATATCGAAAAAGTTGGTAACAACCAGTATGCACTTGGAACGGCGGTTATTCCGCTGACGCAGAGCGTGCGTGTCAATGTCGAGCTGCGTGACCGCGCCGCACCGTCGTTAAGGGAGTTGGCTGACTGGTGCCACGAGTCGGTGTATCTCACTGTGCGGGATGGGAATTTTGCGCTCTACATTTATGCTATCGAGTCATCTCAACGCCTGGTCGCGCGCACTGCAGTCGGTGATCGGGCGAACTTGCATTGTACGGCGGTGGGCAAAGCGATCCTGGGGCATCTGCCTGAAGCTGAGGTGGCGGCGGTTGTCGATCGCGTAGGCTTGCCTATGTTCACGGAGCGGACGATCACGGAGCTCGATCAGCTCCAGGCAGAGTTGAAGCGTGTGCGGGAGCGGGGGTATTCGATTGACAGCCAGGAGCACGAGTTGCAGACGTTCTGCATCGGCGCGCCGATCTTCGACGCTCAAGGGAAGGTCCTCGGGTCGTGCAGCGTTTCGGGAACAGATCCGCGTATCATCGATGAACGGGAGCGGGCAATCTCGGGAGCAGTGCGCCGCACTGCACTAGACATTTCTCGTCGCATGGGTTTTGTTCCCACCAAAATGCCGCTCATTCTTAATTCGTAG
- a CDS encoding DUF305 domain-containing protein, which yields MVKRMQVWLVLLAVLVSAVAGTAYAQGDVTGRAARAEVRFMEGMIDHHQMALDMAEHCLAKTSSDAVRTLCQGVIDAQTPEIELMRGWLTDWYGIDYTPVPMAQLMDWMGLGAASGMMDMGHGDHTANPLTDMPLMMGMMSGFDRIEGADYDAAWLEAMIDHHDDAVHMATRVLRYAEHEDLRALAQQIIDDQTAEIELMEDLIVTLSAAE from the coding sequence ATGGTGAAGCGAATGCAGGTTTGGCTGGTCCTTCTGGCGGTCCTGGTTTCGGCTGTGGCGGGAACCGCCTATGCCCAGGGTGACGTGACCGGGCGCGCCGCCCGCGCCGAGGTGCGCTTCATGGAAGGGATGATCGACCACCACCAGATGGCGCTGGACATGGCGGAACATTGCCTTGCCAAAACGTCGTCGGACGCCGTGCGGACCTTGTGCCAGGGTGTGATCGACGCGCAGACGCCGGAGATCGAGCTGATGCGCGGCTGGCTGACGGATTGGTATGGCATCGACTATACGCCGGTCCCGATGGCGCAGTTGATGGACTGGATGGGCCTGGGCGCGGCCAGCGGCATGATGGATATGGGGCACGGCGATCATACCGCTAACCCCCTGACTGACATGCCGCTGATGATGGGCATGATGTCCGGTTTCGACCGGATCGAGGGCGCAGACTATGACGCGGCCTGGCTGGAAGCGATGATCGATCACCACGACGACGCGGTCCACATGGCGACGCGTGTGCTGCGCTATGCGGAACACGAGGATCTACGCGCGCTGGCGCAGCAGATTATCGACGACCAGACTGCCGAGATCGAACTGATGGAGGACCTAATCGTCACGTTATCCGCCGCAGAGTGA
- a CDS encoding PCYCGC motif-containing (lipo)protein: MRPLTRLMSVVLLLVTGLILAGCGGSADEAPAVAALPDWVMSAPTRVREAYEYAVANPEELAKYPCYCGCGAMGHTSNLSCYIQDIAPDGTITYDNHATGCGICVDIAQDVMRLKAQGQSSPEVRAYIDAQYSPFGPGTDTALPLD; encoded by the coding sequence ATGCGCCCCCTTACGCGACTGATGTCCGTCGTCTTGCTGTTAGTGACCGGGCTGATCCTGGCCGGATGCGGCGGCAGCGCCGACGAAGCGCCCGCCGTCGCCGCGCTGCCCGACTGGGTGATGAGCGCTCCCACCCGCGTGCGCGAGGCGTACGAGTACGCCGTCGCCAATCCTGAGGAGCTGGCAAAGTATCCGTGTTACTGCGGCTGTGGAGCAATGGGCCACACCAGCAATCTGAGCTGTTACATCCAGGACATCGCGCCGGACGGCACGATCACCTACGACAACCACGCTACCGGCTGCGGCATCTGCGTGGACATTGCGCAGGACGTGATGCGCCTCAAGGCGCAGGGCCAGTCCTCGCCGGAAGTGCGCGCTTACATCGACGCGCAGTACAGCCCCTTCGGTCCCGGCACGGACACGGCGCTGCCGCTGGACTAG
- a CDS encoding cupredoxin domain-containing protein, with protein MLSRLSAHPRLALIPFGVLVLVALLAPLPGSAAPETRTLHVDAAQFAFTPGRVQVNQGDRITITLSASDVVHGFYLDGYGLEQRIVPGVAQEVTFIADRPGKFRYRCAVSCGPLHPFMVGELIVAANTPYWRAIAVVLSASAGMLVYMWFSGQNKSVQEVSRGTS; from the coding sequence ATGCTGAGCCGCCTTTCCGCCCACCCTCGCCTGGCGCTGATCCCGTTCGGCGTGCTGGTTCTGGTCGCGCTGCTCGCCCCGCTGCCAGGATCTGCCGCTCCCGAGACGCGCACGCTGCACGTCGACGCGGCACAATTCGCCTTCACACCGGGCCGGGTGCAGGTCAACCAGGGCGACAGAATCACGATCACGCTCAGTGCGTCGGATGTGGTGCACGGGTTCTACCTGGACGGGTACGGGCTGGAGCAGCGCATCGTACCGGGCGTCGCGCAGGAAGTGACGTTCATCGCCGACCGTCCCGGCAAGTTTCGATACCGCTGCGCAGTCAGCTGCGGTCCGCTGCACCCGTTCATGGTGGGTGAGCTGATCGTCGCAGCCAACACGCCCTACTGGCGTGCAATCGCCGTCGTGCTGAGCGCGTCGGCGGGCATGCTCGTCTACATGTGGTTTTCCGGTCAAAACAAGAGTGTTCAGGAGGTCAGTCGTGGCACAAGCTAA
- a CDS encoding DUF1573 domain-containing protein: MAQAKKSQRRKNGGISSAIKWTLAIIAVCAAVVFALVLAAPDPGPQAGQTVFDSDFEPEVTGAPRVSVVEDELIDYGDVKLNTTIQTSYTVRNLGDEPLMFVNTPYVEVIEGCCPPQAQVSAPVIEPGHEGTVSFSFMMHEGMGGPHEFRVHLQTNDPAEPDKQLTILSNWVS, encoded by the coding sequence GTGGCACAAGCTAAGAAGAGTCAGCGCCGCAAAAATGGCGGCATCAGCAGCGCGATCAAGTGGACCCTGGCGATCATCGCCGTCTGCGCCGCCGTCGTTTTTGCGCTGGTGCTCGCTGCGCCCGATCCCGGTCCGCAGGCGGGCCAAACCGTCTTCGATTCCGACTTCGAGCCGGAAGTGACCGGCGCGCCGCGCGTCAGTGTCGTCGAGGACGAGCTGATCGATTATGGTGACGTGAAGCTCAACACCACAATCCAGACCAGCTACACCGTGCGCAACCTGGGTGATGAACCGCTGATGTTCGTCAACACGCCCTACGTCGAGGTGATCGAGGGCTGCTGCCCGCCGCAAGCCCAGGTCAGCGCGCCGGTCATCGAGCCGGGTCATGAGGGCACGGTGTCGTTCTCGTTCATGATGCACGAAGGCATGGGCGGCCCGCACGAGTTCCGCGTGCACCTGCAAACCAACGACCCCGCCGAGCCGGACAAGCAGCTCACAATCCTGTCGAACTGGGTATCCTGA
- a CDS encoding 4Fe-4S binding protein gives MLNEGRIDLLERAPLLKRLLKARAFQPAMMLATLLVFTLAILAGIAGTPAGSRNFGIVFVWIVWWALLIVVLVPFFGRLWCTICPIPAPGEWLQRRAIVRRGAARLWTRGLRWPRRLKNMWLQNFGFLAVALFSTIILTRPGVSAWLLLSFLLAGVLLSALYKNRVFCRYVCPVGGFIGLYSLVSPVELRVADPNVCADHKTKDCITGNEFGYGCPWMVFPGSLTRNAYCGLCFECLKTCPKNNIVLNLRPFGSDLTVAKERRLDEAYKAFIMLGCALLYSAVLLGPWGWLKDWANMDTLPHWALYAASFLSANLVLLPGLFGLSVWIGRSASGSGQPLRRLFVDYAYTLIPLGLAAWIAFSTGFVLVNGSYALTVLSDPFGWGWDLFGTAGMHWTPLGATIIPFLQVGVLTAGLMAALNTAYKIARQHGIPHRAAFVEALPVSGFALVVTVGFLRLYLG, from the coding sequence GTGCTGAACGAAGGGCGCATCGACCTGTTGGAGCGCGCGCCGCTGCTCAAGCGGCTGCTGAAGGCGCGCGCCTTCCAACCGGCCATGATGCTGGCCACGCTGCTGGTGTTCACGCTGGCGATCCTGGCCGGGATCGCGGGCACGCCTGCCGGAAGCCGCAACTTCGGCATCGTGTTCGTGTGGATCGTGTGGTGGGCACTGCTGATCGTCGTGCTGGTGCCGTTCTTCGGGCGGTTGTGGTGCACGATCTGCCCCATCCCCGCGCCCGGCGAGTGGCTCCAGCGCCGCGCCATTGTACGGCGCGGCGCGGCCCGCCTCTGGACGCGCGGCCTGCGCTGGCCCCGGCGCCTGAAAAACATGTGGCTGCAAAATTTTGGCTTCCTGGCCGTTGCGCTGTTCAGCACGATCATTCTCACCCGACCCGGCGTCAGCGCGTGGCTGCTGCTGAGCTTTCTGCTGGCGGGCGTGCTGCTGAGCGCGCTGTACAAAAACCGCGTGTTCTGCCGCTACGTCTGCCCGGTAGGCGGCTTCATCGGGCTGTACTCGCTGGTCTCCCCGGTCGAGCTGCGCGTGGCCGACCCCAACGTGTGCGCCGATCACAAGACGAAGGACTGCATCACGGGGAACGAGTTCGGCTACGGCTGCCCGTGGATGGTGTTCCCCGGCAGCCTGACGCGCAACGCCTACTGCGGCCTGTGCTTCGAGTGCCTGAAAACCTGCCCCAAGAACAACATCGTGCTCAACCTGCGCCCGTTCGGCAGCGACCTGACCGTCGCCAAAGAGCGGCGACTGGACGAAGCCTATAAGGCGTTTATCATGCTCGGCTGTGCCCTGCTCTATTCGGCGGTGCTGCTCGGTCCGTGGGGCTGGTTGAAAGACTGGGCCAACATGGATACGCTGCCGCACTGGGCACTGTATGCGGCGAGCTTCCTGTCAGCCAATCTCGTGCTGCTGCCGGGGCTGTTCGGGCTGTCGGTGTGGATCGGACGTTCCGCGTCCGGCAGCGGCCAACCGCTGCGCCGCCTGTTCGTGGACTACGCCTACACGCTGATCCCGCTGGGGCTGGCCGCCTGGATCGCGTTCAGCACCGGGTTCGTGCTGGTCAACGGTAGCTACGCGCTAACCGTGCTCTCCGACCCGTTCGGCTGGGGCTGGGATCTGTTCGGCACGGCGGGCATGCACTGGACGCCGCTGGGCGCGACGATCATCCCGTTTTTGCAAGTCGGTGTGCTGACCGCCGGGCTGATGGCCGCGCTCAACACCGCTTACAAGATCGCGCGGCAGCACGGCATCCCGCACCGGGCCGCGTTCGTAGAAGCGCTGCCCGTCAGCGGCTTCGCGCTGGTCGTCACGGTCGGCTTCTTACGGCTGTACCTGGGGTGA
- a CDS encoding c-type cytochrome, translating into MARRELLARIILGLIVIGVPLAVLGYQYGLRPATSSTRIVDVDLRVPEDGGFAPDAITVLAGEPVTLRFSALDVTHGVAIGPGLDVDLGPVDPGQVKAITLTFDHPGTYTYYCTTWCSDDHWRMRGTIQVIDPANPAFVPTTAPDPVIAALIAEGVDIDAAHGSTDAHDADQPLVFARPLSAARGAALLPDTTIPAEVSDPAWRRTHTPAQALDLLADANPGAAQVDVLDVIAHLWTAGTDPGSLADAQALYDQNCAACHGQYGNGDGPAADTTAEQPVAFADPAYLFGMRGDVLYAKIRRGGMGTGMPNFGTLLTPDETWALVQYLWTLPVADLDTD; encoded by the coding sequence ATGGCGCGGCGCGAACTACTTGCACGGATCATCTTAGGTCTGATCGTGATCGGCGTGCCGCTGGCTGTGCTGGGCTACCAGTACGGGCTGCGACCCGCCACCTCTTCGACGCGCATCGTCGATGTCGATCTGCGCGTGCCGGAGGACGGCGGTTTTGCGCCGGACGCGATCACGGTGCTGGCGGGCGAGCCGGTGACGCTGCGCTTCAGCGCGCTGGACGTCACGCACGGCGTCGCCATCGGGCCAGGGCTGGACGTGGATCTCGGTCCGGTCGATCCCGGTCAGGTCAAGGCCATCACGCTAACGTTCGACCACCCCGGCACGTATACTTACTACTGCACGACGTGGTGCAGCGACGATCACTGGCGCATGCGCGGCACAATCCAGGTGATCGATCCGGCTAATCCGGCGTTTGTGCCCACGACCGCGCCTGATCCGGTTATCGCGGCGCTGATCGCGGAGGGCGTGGACATCGACGCCGCGCACGGCAGCACGGACGCTCATGACGCCGATCAGCCCCTCGTTTTTGCGCGCCCGCTCTCGGCGGCACGCGGCGCGGCACTGCTGCCCGACACGACCATCCCGGCGGAGGTGAGCGATCCGGCGTGGCGGCGCACGCATACGCCCGCGCAGGCGCTCGATCTGCTGGCAGATGCGAATCCCGGCGCGGCGCAGGTCGACGTGCTGGATGTGATCGCGCACCTGTGGACGGCGGGCACCGATCCCGGCTCCCTGGCGGACGCGCAGGCGCTGTACGACCAGAACTGCGCGGCCTGTCACGGCCAATATGGGAACGGCGATGGCCCCGCAGCAGACACGACCGCCGAGCAGCCTGTCGCGTTTGCCGATCCCGCGTACCTGTTCGGGATGCGCGGCGACGTGCTCTACGCCAAGATCCGGCGCGGCGGGATGGGCACGGGCATGCCCAATTTCGGCACCTTGTTGACGCCCGACGAAACCTGGGCGCTGGTCCAGTATCTGTGGACGTTGCCAGTAGCCGACTTAGATACAGACTGA